CAGGCACGTATGTAACTGATGATGAAGTCTATTGGTCTGTCTCTGTTAATCCTGCCCACCCCGAACCAGGGGGACTTCAAGTTACTGCAAAAAGGACGTCCACTGTGGTCCCTCACACCGCGGACACCTGTTCGTCCTCTgtggagagaagacagagacgGTCAGAGGTTACACACCACAGATACGTCTTCCTTCATAAAGTTCAATAAGTAGTGAGCAGTTTACTCGAGCGAAAGTTCAAACAGTGAAGTTTTCTTTCAGGTCAAACACATGAATCTCGTGTAATTTGCTGTCAGACGTTTTCCCGAAGCGAGCGCTCACTCTTCAGATTGATTTCCTGCCTCCTCTTCACGTCGGCGCGCGATGAAAATCAACTTGGAGCGACTTGAAACTTGACAGAGACAAAAGACGCTTTGTCGATTTCATTCTGTCTTTTATAGACAAATGATTTATGAAGAGTTTTGACGAGTCCCCGCTGGTTTTACTcaatcagatttattttattactctGACGTCCACCGCTCTGTCACTGGCCCGTCAGCGTCCCCATGTTCACTGGATTATTGACTAAAACAGATCATTCAGATAAACCTACAGGTTTTGTTTTACGGCtgaacatttctgtttaaaatgtataaatcccCTGATGTggtttcttgtcttttcttcgGTTCATTAAAAACTCACAGCTGTGAACacaaggaggaggagccagTGAGGGACGAGggtcggaggaggaggagccagacTCACTCATCGGTGGATCAATAACAATCTGCTGATATTCAAACTTTTATctgacagaataaacaatgcttCAAGAAATTTGAATTTAAGTTCTACATATTTGTTTGTATAAAGTTTATGGTTCAACTGTAAAATATAGATTTTGGGTTTGAGAACGACATCTTGggataaattataaatatatttgagtATCATCATCAGCTTCAGTCAGAAGTAGAAGCTCGATAgcaacatttaatttcaataaatattcGTTAACTTTCTCACAGAATCAAAGTTCGGTTCTTAAATTAAAATCTTCACTGTGATGGTTTAACTGTTTTGAGTCGTATTTGATTATCGTCTTATAAACGTTTCATCTCTATGAACCACTGTTGATGAAAGAAGATGAGAAATAACCTCGAGATCATCAGGAGTCTGTCACGGTTAGAACTGTTGGGTCGACACGTCTGGACACGAGAAACTACAATATCACAGAACTGAGCCGGTGCAGGCGGGTCAGGTGCGTGTGGGTGCAGGAGAATGGAGGTGCACGTTCTCAGGCATTGAGTTAGACTGCGTGAGGTGAGAGGACCCTGTCGGCCCCGTGCCCGCTGATGGATGCTGCTCGGCACAGTGAGTGAGAGGTGAGAGGAAAGAGTGCGTGGGGTCTGATCCACCCAGGATGACTCATGCATGATGACAGTTAAAGGGGAGGGTCCCAGTGAACAAATGGTTCTGACATTCAACCGGCAGGAGATTGAGATTTGAAATGGGACTGGTCCTACTGGTGCGGTGCGAGCTGGTGTGAGGGAATGGTCAGTCTCAGTCCAAGTGTGTGTTCCTGTTCACATGCAGGTTCATTGGAatggagaggggggtgggggggggaggggaggggcaACCTGATAAATTAGTTTTTACCTGCCTCGGGGGGAGGGGCCCTGCCTGTTAACCCCcgtacacacactctcatgGTCTGGGAGTCTCGGGTGTGTGTTGTGCCACTCGCTTTGGCTTCCTCAGAGCGACTAGTTTGGGAGACAAGgactcaccctcctcttcctcatcggGCTCTTGGTCCTCGGCTGGCGAGCAGGTGCGGTGGAGGCCGCCTGACCGCTGTTTTGCCCCCTGTTGGGCCTGGTGGGAGTCGGGGGACTGGGTGACCATGCGCGAGCGCTGCAGAGCCGTGGTGTAGTCGGGTGGCCGGCGGCCCGAGTGGATCGCTGTTGTCGTGGGGACAGACGGAGCCGGATGCTGTCCCTCCGCGAGGTCGGTGATGGTCAGGGCCGTGTAGCCAGGGGGGGTAGGGGGAGGCTCACGGTATCGGCCTTCTTTTCGTGCTGAGTGGACACAAAAGAGAAGACGATGAAGGCAggtttaaaacacaacacactgaagGTAGGGACCTGGAAACTCTGGGTCACAGGACACTCGAGGGTTTAACTTTTATCTGTCctcctgcaccccccccccccagaatgAGCGACTAAAGCAACTGGGCTGCTGCATGCAATCACTCACAAATGAGGCCTTTACCCCCAGCGGTGATGGGTGATGGAGACGGCCGGCCGAGCTGCTTGGCCTCCTCTGACCCGGTGGATGTGATGCTACTTGTTTCTGGGTCAGCATTGAcgtccttccctcctctcctcttgatGGTGCCGGTGTCCCCCTCAGAGTCCTCTCCCCAGTACGCGGCGGAGGATGACGAGGAGCTGGCGGACGCCCAGCTCCCCCTGGCCTGCGCCGCCCACAGTGCTGCAGGTCCTCCCAAAAAGGCCTCTGGTCCGCCGGGGGGGAGCCCTACGATGCCACCTCCGCCTCCACCGAAGGCCAGAGTCTCCCAGCTACGTCCCTGCTGCATTGTTTGGATGTTGTCGTGGGAACCAGAGGAGCACGAAGTCCAGGAGCCGCGGCCGCTGTCTGCAGCGTCGAGTGAAACGCGGTCGCCCTGATCCTGAGTTAGCTCCTCTGAGCTGGGCGAGGAGAGCACCGTGGGGCAGCCGGCGTAAATCCCCCGACAGTCCTGCATCGATGAATATGACCTgtgagaggaaaagacaagaaaCGTTAGACTTCACGTTAATTcacctgagagagaaacagatatTTTCAAATTGAGTTCTAAGTGTCTCTACCCAAGGCTGTACTGGTCGGGTTCAGTGGTGGCTCTTCGTTCCAGCCGTGCTCCCACGATGTGAGACTCCCCGACTCCTCCGGAGTGACggagcctcctctcctcctgggCCATGTCGAAGGAGGAGTTACTGACGAGGCTGGAGCGAGACGAGATCTCACTGTGACCAGAGTCTGAGTAGGCGTCGCCCATCCTGTTGTAacctgaaacaaagaaaagaagaaatcttttaaacttaaaactaaatgtgaaaaatattccACCCAAGTCTCGAGGTCATATTTCAACaacctcttctttttcttctgtttatcCTTCTGAGTCTGAATTTACGAGGGAACGTCTAAAGGAAGAAgctttaaatgtaaagatgtGAAGTTAACAGGAGTCGGAGGAAGCACCGACTGACCCGGATCAGATACAACGAGGTGACATAACTTCTAAGCAGCTGCtaacatacataaatatataataatgtattttatatcaACAAAGTCTCACTGATTCGATGACTTTATTGTTAGAATGAATTCATTTGGTTTTAAGATTTCAACCACTCTGAAACTTAATTCATCAAGGCGACCACCAGGTGGCACTGGTTGCACATcatggaagagagagggagtttgAGGAGTggtgtgagagagggggggagggaggggtagTAGGATTATTGGCTTACTTACCCTTCTTGGGCGAGCTCtggggggaggtgggaggggaggagagctGGGAGGAGGCGTTGGACACTGTGTCCTCTGGTTGCCTCCGGTGTCTGTCGCTCGCCTCCTCCGACAGTGACAGGATCTTCTTCAGAGATTGCGGAGAGCTGGTGCCTGCGGACATGAGCGAGAAGATGAGCAGAATTAGCATGCGGAACGATGCCATTTCCCCCCCGAGGCTGTCGGGATGCTAAACTGCTTTGTCTGGGATTTGTTTTCTCTATAAGCTTGTCGCCAGGCAGCCTCTAGGAGGCAGCACTGCCGTAAAGACCGAGGCTAAGAAAGGGCTGCCTCTGCTGTCGTCTGAAATAACAGGttgtggaggagaaagaaagaaaggggaagatgGAAGGTTTAATTTATACAGGATTATTGAACCAAGGCTCTGTCTTTGCTGCGTTGTTCTGGTTTGACCTTGTGATTCAGGGAGCGGACTCCAGACTCTTGAATGAGAACATCAGCGTCCTGTCATCATCTACTCAGGCTGCGTGCACCTGACGCTGGTTCGTGGACTCCGTGTGTCTGACTTTGTCCGTTTTTAACGTCCTCATCATCAACTACAAGCAGAGTTTTCACAAACTGATCAAACCACGGTTCAGTTTTCCGCCTCTTTTGTTCTGACTACATTTTGGTCCCTTGTTTTTTGGATCGTGAGGCTCAGACTGAAGATCTGGAGCAAACACTGCAGATGTGAAAGTGACCGAAATGAGAAAACTTCTGTGCTCTCATGAAATAACTTGTCAAATACCATGAAATGTAATATTAGTGTACCTGAAGTACTGGTTGTACCCATTAAATCTTGATCTTACCGAAAGGTGGTAGATCTTTGACTGGCACTTTCTTTCGGGATGGGTAAAGTGCCACGGCAGGGACCTGGAGAGCCTGATTTCCTTTGGCCAACTGCCCCCTCTGTTGACTGGCAGCTCTGGACACGACCGGGGAGGTGTCTGGCCGTTTCCCACCGGCATTTTTGGGCACTGAGAGcggtgagagagaaaaggatTTATTAGAGGACAGGAAGTTGGTGTGCAGTTTATGAGAGTGATGGACATTTGGTTCTGCTGCGTGGATGAAAACTGTGAGCAGCTAACAGCGAGTAAAGCTGGCATCAACCCTGTGAAACTGTCCTGGTGGTTTAGCCATTTTTATTCGCTGCCAATGAGTCTGTAAGTAAGTCTGAGTGTCTCGTTACTACAGCGGTTacaccctgtctgtctctgggcTGTGAGTCCTGGGAACATGTGTGTCCCCCAAGTGGGATATTTATGTCCTCGTGTGCAAAACTCACGCGTACTGATGGAGGGTTCACACTGCAGCGAGAGCGTCTGCAGACTCTCCTCGTTCACCTCCAGGCTGAGGTTGGACAAGTACTGTTTGACCTTCCTGGCCATCTGGGCGTCCTCGTAAAGCTTTTTGGCGTTCAGGAAGGAGCTGCGACGCACCCGCTTCTTGTGCCCGCCCGTCTGAGTGACGTCCAGCACCGCCGCATTGGCACTGCCCTGGCTTAGAGAGCTGGTTGTACGTGAGGGCCACACAGacgcatatacacacacacacagagagggaacgTGGATTTATAGACAGGAAGagacacacaagaacacagaaGAGCGCAGAGGATTAGATATTGCTTTCAGATTGTGAATGAACCTACAGGTGAGTATGATGTAGATATGCTACTGGGCTGCACGTAGGACATGgcattttaaaaaaggacatgcagagggggggggggctttaggAGCTCCTCTCAACACCGAAACATTCCAGACATTCCAGGCAGCGTGGGGAcggaggggtgaggagggaggtgtGTTTAAAGCCAAACAGGGGGAGTAGAAAGGGGGGAGTTCTACAAGTGTAACACGGTCATAGTTTACATTTCTGTGGCTTGAGTCAGAGCTGGCTGTAGTAGTAGTAAAAGTCTTTTTTGGCTCATGACTCAGGTCAAAcggaacaaagacaaaaggcTTCAGTGTTCGTCAGTGACGCGTCAAGTTTACGCTCCTCAGCGGAAAGATATTTATcaaggtttgttttcatctggtGTTTTCAAAGTGGATTATTTATCATGACACACAGTTTCTGCACGGGAAGAAAACTTTCTCATAATCATGACCTCATTCATGTCATTACGTCCTCATTATCTCATAATTACAAGATACACATCTTATAAATTACAAGACAATTTTCTCATAATTACAAGAGGCTACATGATAATTATGGGAAcgtttccatttctttttagGTGAAGTTTCCCATCATATGCAGTGATTTCCCATTTGACCACAAGAATGTAAAGCACGACAAAAACACTTGATGTCCAGAATCTCTGGCTGTTCGGAGGTTTGACACACAGATAAAACCTCGACATTCTGAAAATACAGCTGCATGCATATTGTTAGGTAAAACAACATATATCAAAAGGTCACATTTGCTATGCAGGGCTACACAGATGCCTGTATCAGTAATATTCTATATTATATTCTAATGTGGGACAATTTCTGTGGTTTGTCAAATGCAAAATAGTCTAGTGCACAATAATGTTAGCAAAAgtgacctttttttaaattcatgccCTTTGGTTATGCTCAGGCAGTGTTAGCGGGAGGATTAAACTCAAACTGATTAGtggaaacaaagaagaaaaaagcagcTCGCAAACTGGTAGAATAAAGGGGCCGTGGTGCAGGGGAGACCAGACTTACCCTAAACTTCTCCATTTCTTCTTCCTAGAGGGCGGGTGCCATGAACAGAGAAGCATGGGGGGCAAAGGGTGGATGAgtcgagagagaaagagagagggagacaaagctTAGGACAGGAAAGACCACCAAGATCACCAAAGAGAAGCAATTTCACCCACATGAAAGTCAGCGGAGAGGGAATCAAATGGTAACACTCCACCAGGAAGAGACATCATTAGACAAAGACACACTTTCACGGGAGCACTGTGCACATCTTATGCCAACAatgtgtatgggggggggggattggtTGCCAGAGGAAACAGTTGCCAGAGGGAACAGCTGCTTGGAAGAAAAGCGTGATGCAGAAATCTTAACTGAATCTATGTGAACCGGCTAACCCCAACAGAGCCTGGTTAGTCAGAGGTGTGCTGACTGCTtctacgggggggggggggcgactcATTATAACAATCTGAAATCCTTTGGTATTTCAAAGTTGTCTTCACCTCGTCCGAAACATGAGGGCCGGGTCCATGTTGACGGACGCCATGCGACCAACATGGCGGATTTCTTTGGCGATCATCCTCAGCTTCTCGAAGTTCACCAGGCCGTCCACTTTAGAGTCGTTACCTGAGATGAAGAGAAGAGGGATTACACACCTGACAGAACTGATCAGGAGCTCACAGCAACAATAATGAGGCCAATGCTGCGCTTCAGGAGGCAGAAATTGAAATAATTCAAGTGTCAGAACTTATTTCGCTGGTCGTTCAGAAAGCCTGAgacttttattgtatttattttaacactgaAGCGATGAACCAACAAAGTGAACTCCACAATCTGATATTCAGGATTGTGATGGATGAACTACCTTCATGTAAGAAGGTGAGGTCCTTCTTGATGACGGGGAACAAGGGGATGATTGGCGGCTGGAGGTTTTGATTGTTGAGGACATTCCTGTACTTGGCCATGTTCCTGGAAGGATCAAAAAGGTCCTGCAGGTCCCCGAATAGCTTCTCATACTTGCTCGGTAGCTTCTCCCACGTTCCCCTCAGTCTGGAGACCGGAGCCAGGTTCAGACCACTGTGGAGAGAAGCACAGTTTCCATGAACTGACGTACGTGTCGATAAATATGATCATCAAAAGTCGATTAAACCAAAACAGAACTTGCTCGCAGATTAAATCCGTTACTCCCTCTCACCTGATGATGGCAAACATGGAGTTGAAGTTCTTGCACTCGCGGCAGTGCAGGGCGATCTTGATGAAGTGCTTGACGGTCTTCATGCGTTTGAGCTGGTTGGGCTCCCGCGTCACCTCCGTGGCCACCCAGAAGGTCTCGTGATTGATGGCCTCCTCGAAGCGCTTCAGGCTGAACGAGCCCGTCTTGGAGCGCAGCTTGAACAGGTCGTCGATGTACTCAGTGGGCTCGATGGCACAGAACAGTTCAAAAGCCCGCATCGAGAGCTGAGTGGCCACCTCCACCGTGCTGAGCTGCAACAGAGAGATCTGGCCTTCTCTAAGGAGGTCCTGGGCGTCCTCGTCTGAACATAACGTCTCCGTCTCCATGTTGCTCTTCAGGTAATATCTAACGGAGGAGGAAAACCATCAAGTTAACAACGGAGAGTTCACTGTTTCAAAAACAGATGGACATAAATCAAGAAAACAGCTTTTCCATGTTTCAGTTCACCTTGAGGTCCTGGGAAATACAATAACCagttctgacattttatagactaaATGATTAATCGGGGTTAATCAATAATGGCAATTACTGTTAACTGCagcacttatttatttttatttgaccaaTACTGAGGGAGGAGGGTCTCTGGAGGCTCGAAGCGAAACACCCTGCTTCATGtaggaaagagaaggaaaatcAAACCAAAGTCGTCGTTACCTGCCGCTGAGCTGGATCCTGTCGGCCAGTTTAGAAAGCTGGTCTGGTAATCGCCTCTGCTTGATGACGCCCTCTGGCGTGACGGACACCTCACACAGCGAATAAGCCTCCGCTGCTGCAGTCAGGGCAAACTCCCTGATAGCCTGGGCCACCACCTCCTTCGCCGTCGTGTCCTTCCCGATCATGATGTACCGAGACTGCTGGTCGGCCTTGAAGACTCGTAACACCTGGTCAGACATATCTGTGGACGACACACGATGGCAATGAGGATAAACGCTAATCGGAGGGAAAAGAAGACCCGTCACTTTTGTTTTGCCAAAGCCATTCATCCCAGCATTTTGATTGTGATGTCAACTGCAAACCACATTTCCCATCATTCATTAGTTTGATTGGAAACACACTCCAACAAATCATGTGGTCCCAAGTCTCCACGATTAAAATCACCTCCTGCGTGCCCACAGAAAGCTGACAGATCAGTCTGTGCAGTGCTGTTAGCGTGACGCAACATACACGCAGATTTATTGAGTTTCTGTTACATCTGCAAACTAAAGTACAGCAAATATATTAATGCCGTTTAGTttgagagaggctgagagcgTTGACAAGGACTTGGCTGTAAGAGAAGCAGGATCACGGGGAGAGAAGAAGATACTCACTTAGTATAAGTGGAGCTGGAGGGACATAAACAACATGTGACGGACAGGAGTTAATAGAGATACAGTGAAAAGTAAAGAGGTTATAGTTAATGTGCTGCAGGGCTGAACGATGTGACTGCACATAAATACTGTGGGATGAAATACGTCAGCTTGACACACAAAGTTTTTTATATAAGTACAGACAATCAACTGTTTAACTGACTGGTTCGTTTCAAGAAAAGTACTGTGATAAAATattaccatatatatatattaatttgatATTCCTGCCTAGTAATATCTGAAAAGCACCTTGAAACAGTACtttatatgttatattatatattcttaatgttttctgtgtttcgCGCTccacaataataaaatataaatatagaagtGATTTCTGCTGTCAGTTGGAAACACACCTGGCTGGTTGTTGAAGTCGAGGATGCGGTGGTGCGACTGCAGCAGGTCGGGGTTTGACGACGACAGGTTTCCGCTGACGGGCAGAGCCGGTGGGATCTGTTTGGACTGTTTCATCCCCACGATGCTGTCGTCCTGCGATTGGCCCACGCAAACGTCACTATggaaacaagacagagagggaggggaggcagCAGTTCTGTCAGCAACAGGCAGAGGGCGATGTTTGTGTTGGTAAGGATCGAGGTGTGGACACTGGCTGCACAGAAAATATTCTTTTCACACCTAACGCTGGTTGACTGGTGTTATGACAGGAGCACATGTGGGTCAGTGAACAGAAACATCCATTTAAGATCTGTGCTCTGTGGTAGTTCAGTAGAAAAACAGACCGGAGGACTTAGAGATAGAAAAACTCAGCCTTGCTATAGATAATGAAATCAGTACCTCCTACAAATTTTAAATATACAACAATCATCTAGTATATTCTTTTATTTGTACGTCTGCTTCAAAATAGATGAATCAAGGTGGCGATCAGCAAAGCCACACAAAAAGTATGTCTCATTACTTGTATGGTTTAGGAGGCAGGATGCTGGTGAGCGTCTTGTCAAAGATCTTCTTCAGCTTGTTGCGTCCTCCCACCGAGTTGCTCTTCGCCTTCTTGCTGACCTTCTCCAGGCCCATCACCTGCTCCACGTCCACCGCCAGGTCGGGGATGGAGTAGCGGCTGGCCTTCTTGATGTCTCCGATCTTCGGCAGGTGTGGCGCCCCGTTCTTTCTGTCGTGTTCCTCCTCGCCGTCCAAGTCGTGGTCGTGTTCAGGCCTCGTTAGAAGATCTTTGAACACTGGGGAGGTCAGAGGGAAAAAACAGGTGAAGGGATGAGACGTATTGTTGGTGTTACTGCAGCTAACGACGACTCATGTTAACGaaagattattttaaatgtaattacttACCTAAGAGGTTTGTTTTCACAGTTATGGACAAGTGTGTGTTGTTCTTCAGAATCTCGTTGGCTTTGCTGAGCTGGACATTCTCAAAGTTCTGCCCATTGACCTCTAAgatctgcagagagaagagaccCATCAGATACAAGCTGCCCATCGCACATCACATCTTCTGAATGATGTTCAGAGAAACAGCCGAGTTAGACGATGGCGTCTGAACatggttatttttcattttcaggttgttttatttgaatcaatgtcttaaattaatatatattaatatttattgttaaattaaatgtgagtatgaagccataatgttgtgttgcagatattttttcttctttccttccttgtTAAAAGAGGAACCAGAGTGTGGATACTGCTTCGGTACAAAATGTTCTAATAATATTCAGGTTTAGTCACATGATCATTGATTTATTAACCTGTCTGTCATTGGGGAAAACATCGGGCTCAGGTCCGGCTCCGttcataaaaaactaaatatgtgtcCGGTTCAGGTCAGGCTTGTTAGTTGTGCATGTGTATCATGTTAAACTGGCGGATAAGAAAATCTCAGTGACTCCTCCGTCAGGCTGCATCGGAATAGTGCTCAACCTTAAACTGAAGGAAATGACCTGCGAACTTTATTCTTCAGTCAACAAAGGCAGGTAATGAATTGTGAGTTTAGACCAGCACATGGTTCTGACATTAACGAGGTCCACGCCACCTTCAGATTGTCTCGTCTCTGTCTTTACAGCCTCACCTCTGTATAGGGGCCGgatatttgcatttaaaaagcaATCTGACAGCCAGGCTTCACCGCTTCCTCTTTAGTGGAAGAGGAAGTCACCTTTGACTGTAAGTTAAGTACCGGCTATCCTCCGCTGCTCTTCTGCAAGTAGAGACGgactaaatatttgttttgggatGAGGAGCGATTAGCGAGATGCTGAGGTTCACTACGGAGACTAATGCTCGAGATGTGAGATTAACACTCTCTTTAAAACTGGAGCTCTGAAATGTTCTGAGTTAACGACGACAGTAACAGAGCGGGTCTGAGAGAGTGAATGCTTCCAAGGATGTCAGCTTCTCTGCTTCCTTTTGGGGAAACAGCTGCAGGGGATGTTTGTGGAGTCAAGAGGGCTTAACTCGCATCCAGACACTCTCAAGATGGTTTCGAGGATTAAGAGACTTTGCTTAAAGCCATGAGGAGAGTGTGAAAACGGTTGAGAGTTTAAGTTGCGAGCAGAAAGCCAACACGAGGTGCCCGCTGCTCCTGGCGAGTTCAACTTCAGAGTTTAGAGCAAAATGTAAAACAGGTTTCACAACAAAAATGAACTTGGATGGCAGTGCATTGAATTTGAATGCTGGTATGTGTGACAGGAGTGTTTCCTCCCCACAGTTTTAGCTGActggaagaaaaatgtttttgagacAGCTGCACACAAAACGCTTAAATACAAGAGGAAATCCAATCCAAATCCCAGAACTGTATATGTGGACTGATTAAGATGGAGACGTGTAGAAATGCAGGATGGTAACAGCGTCCTTAAATTACATGCAAGTGGTTAAAGTGAAGATTTCTTACCTGATCTCCACGCTTCAGGCCGACTTCCGCAGCTTTGCTCCCAGACTCCAC
This window of the Paralichthys olivaceus isolate ysfri-2021 chromosome 9, ASM2471397v2, whole genome shotgun sequence genome carries:
- the rapgef2b gene encoding rap guanine nucleotide exchange factor 2 isoform X17, whose amino-acid sequence is MSLWEQRGQPVSFGKRSAGSLRRGCECIVLEPSEMIVVDYMDENEEYFQRQASHRQSRRRFRKINQKGERQTIIDTVDPYPTGKPPIARGYHTATENEPGDMDLSGLPETAVDSEEEDDEEDIERASDPLMSRDIVRDCLEKDPMDRTDDDIEQLLEFMHQLPAFANMTMSVRRELCAVMVFAVVERAGTIVLNDGEELDSWSVILNGSVEVTYPDSRTEILCMGNSFGVSPTMEKEYMKGVMKTKVDDCQFVCIAQQDYCCILNQVEKNMQKVEEEGEIVMVKEHRELDRTGTRKGHIVIKGTPERLTMHLVEEHSVVDPTYIEDFLLTYRTFLSSPMVVGKKLLEWFHDPSLRDKVTRVVLLWVNNHFNDFEGDPAMTHFLEEFESNLEKEKMCGHLRLLNIACAAKAKPRLVTLTKPSRDSPLAFSLLGGQEKGFRIFIDAVESGSKAAEVGLKRGDQILEVNGQNFENVQLSKANEILKNNTHLSITVKTNLLVFKDLLTRPEHDHDLDGEEEHDRKNGAPHLPKIGDIKKASRYSIPDLAVDVEQVMGLEKVSKKAKSNSVGGRNKLKKIFDKTLTSILPPKPYNDVCVGQSQDDSIVGMKQSKQIPPALPVSGNLSSSNPDLLQSHHRILDFNNQPAPLILNMSDQVLRVFKADQQSRYIMIGKDTTAKEVVAQAIREFALTAAAEAYSLCEVSVTPEGVIKQRRLPDQLSKLADRIQLSGRYYLKSNMETETLCSDEDAQDLLREGQISLLQLSTVEVATQLSMRAFELFCAIEPTEYIDDLFKLRSKTGSFSLKRFEEAINHETFWVATEVTREPNQLKRMKTVKHFIKIALHCRECKNFNSMFAIISGLNLAPVSRLRGTWEKLPSKYEKLFGDLQDLFDPSRNMAKYRNVLNNQNLQPPIIPLFPVIKKDLTFLHEGNDSKVDGLVNFEKLRMIAKEIRHVGRMASVNMDPALMFRTRKKKWRSLGSLSQGSANAAVLDVTQTGGHKKRVRRSSFLNAKKLYEDAQMARKVKQYLSNLSLEVNEESLQTLSLQCEPSISTLPKNAGGKRPDTSPVVSRAASQQRGQLAKGNQALQVPAVALYPSRKKVPVKDLPPFGTSSPQSLKKILSLSEEASDRHRRQPEDTVSNASSQLSSPPTSPQSSPKKGYNRMGDAYSDSGHSEISSRSSLVSNSSFDMAQEERRLRHSGGVGESHIVGARLERRATTEPDQYSLGSYSSMQDCRGIYAGCPTVLSSPSSEELTQDQGDRVSLDAADSGRGSWTSCSSGSHDNIQTMQQGRSWETLAFGGGGGGIVGLPPGGPEAFLGGPAALWAAQARGSWASASSSSSSAAYWGEDSEGDTGTIKRRGGKDVNADPETSSITSTGSEEAKQLGRPSPSPITAGGKGLISRKEGRYREPPPTPPGYTALTITDLAEGQHPAPSVPTTTAIHSGRRPPDYTTALQRSRMVTQSPDSHQAQQGAKQRSGGLHRTCSPAEDQEPDEEEEGESLSPKLVALRKPKRVAQHTPETPRP
- the rapgef2b gene encoding rap guanine nucleotide exchange factor 2 isoform X3, whose amino-acid sequence is MASYVDNSFRQAVMMNPAERTQQDLEIVYSYLHGMEALSNLREHQLRIMCETVRYERHEANEVLYYPDDIGSCWYILLSGSVFIKESMFLPRSSFGKRSAGSLRRGCECIVLEPSEMIVVDYMDENEEYFQRQASHRQSRRRFRKINQKGERQTIIDTVDPYPTGKPPIARGYHTECNKPQLPADFSRLHLADGLHPQVTHVSSSHSGCSITSDSGSSSLSDIYQATENEPGDMDLSGLPETAVDSEEEDDEEDIERASDPLMSRDIVRDCLEKDPMDRTDDDIEQLLEFMHQLPAFANMTMSVRRELCAVMVFAVVERAGTIVLNDGEELDSWSVILNGSVEVTYPDSRTEILCMGNSFGVSPTMEKEYMKGVMKTKVDDCQFVCIAQQDYCCILNQVEKNMQKVEEEGEIVMVKEHRELDRTGTRKGHIVIKGTPERLTMHLVEEHSVVDPTYIEDFLLTYRTFLSSPMVVGKKLLEWFHDPSLRDKVTRVVLLWVNNHFNDFEGDPAMTHFLEEFESNLEKEKMCGHLRLLNIACAAKAKPRLVTLTKPSRDSPLAFSLLGGQEKGFRIFIDAVESGSKAAEVGLKRGDQILEVNGQNFENVQLSKANEILKNNTHLSITVKTNLLVFKDLLTRPEHDHDLDGEEEHDRKNGAPHLPKIGDIKKASRYSIPDLAVDVEQVMGLEKVSKKAKSNSVGGRNKLKKIFDKTLTSILPPKPYNDVCVGQSQDDSIVGMKQSKQIPPALPVSGNLSSSNPDLLQSHHRILDFNNQPAPLILNMSDQVLRVFKADQQSRYIMIGKDTTAKEVVAQAIREFALTAAAEAYSLCEVSVTPEGVIKQRRLPDQLSKLADRIQLSGRYYLKSNMETETLCSDEDAQDLLREGQISLLQLSTVEVATQLSMRAFELFCAIEPTEYIDDLFKLRSKTGSFSLKRFEEAINHETFWVATEVTREPNQLKRMKTVKHFIKIALHCRECKNFNSMFAIISGLNLAPVSRLRGTWEKLPSKYEKLFGDLQDLFDPSRNMAKYRNVLNNQNLQPPIIPLFPVIKKDLTFLHEGNDSKVDGLVNFEKLRMIAKEIRHVGRMASVNMDPALMFRTRKKKWRSLGSLSQGSANAAVLDVTQTGGHKKRVRRSSFLNAKKLYEDAQMARKVKQYLSNLSLEVNEESLQTLSLQCEPSISTLPKNAGGKRPDTSPVVSRAASQQRGQLAKGNQALQVPAVALYPSRKKVPVKDLPPFGTSSPQSLKKILSLSEEASDRHRRQPEDTVSNASSQLSSPPTSPQSSPKKGYNRMGDAYSDSGHSEISSRSSLVSNSSFDMAQEERRLRHSGGVGESHIVGARLERRATTEPDQYSLGSYSSMQDCRGIYAGCPTVLSSPSSEELTQDQGDRVSLDAADSGRGSWTSCSSGSHDNIQTMQQGRSWETLAFGGGGGGIVGLPPGGPEAFLGGPAALWAAQARGSWASASSSSSSAAYWGEDSEGDTGTIKRRGGKDVNADPETSSITSTGSEEAKQLGRPSPSPITAGARKEGRYREPPPTPPGYTALTITDLAEGQHPAPSVPTTTAIHSGRRPPDYTTALQRSRMVTQSPDSHQAQQGAKQRSGGLHRTCSPAEDQEPDEEEEGESLSPKLVALRKPKRVAQHTPETPRP